In Pelecanus crispus isolate bPelCri1 chromosome Z, bPelCri1.pri, whole genome shotgun sequence, the following are encoded in one genomic region:
- the TPGS2 gene encoding tubulin polyglutamylase complex subunit 2 isoform X1, with translation MEEKPSASIKPYLDKLTLGVTRVLETSPGVAEVSFVEKEPAERHAIISWEQKNSCILPEDLKNFYLMTDGFQMTWSVKTDDTPMPLGSMVINSVSKLCRLGGSSMYTLPNAPTLADLEDDTDEEGNGDKPEKPHFDSRSLIFELDPCNGNGKVCLVYKHAKPVVSTDTEIWFLDRALYWHFLTKTFTAYYRLLITHLGLPQWQYAFTSYGVSPQVKQWFNMYKPITINTALLSEEADSFVNKLDPNKVFKSKNKTPVIKKKPLSQPAGSQKSHTSVTSSKTSSLAGNSSRK, from the exons ATGGAGGAGAAGCCCTCCGCCAGCATCAAGCCCTACCTGGACAAGCTGACCCTGGGGGTCACACGGGTGCTGG agACCTCTCCAGGAGTTGCTGAGGTGTCGTTTGTGGAAAAGGAGCCAGCCGAACGCCACGCAATCATTTCATGGGAGCAA AAAAACTCCTGCATATTGCCAGAGGATTTAAAGAACTTCTATCTGATGACCGATGGTTTCCAGATGACCTGGAGTGTGAAGACCGATG ATACTCCGATGCCCCTGGGCTCCATGGTAATTAATAGTGTCTCGAAGCTATGTCGGCTTGGAGGTTCCTCTATGTACACTCTGCCTAATGCACCAACTCTCGCTGACCTGGAAGATGACACAGATGAGGAAG gtaATGGAGACAAACCAGAGAAGCCACACTTTGATTCTCGTAGTCTTATCTTTGAATTAGACCCGTGCAATGGGAATGGGAAAGTTTGTCTTGTTTATAAGCATGCTAAACCAG tTGTCTCAACAGACACAGAGATATGGTTTCTGGACAGAGCTCTGTATTGGCATTTCCTCACCAAAACCTTCACAGCCTACTACCGCCTGCTCATTACCCACCTGGGTCTCCCACAGTGGCAGTACGCCTTCACCAGCTATGGGGTCAGCCCCCAGGTCAAG CAATGGTTTAACATGTATAAACCCATAACCATCAACACAGCTCTCCTCTCTGAAGAAGCTGATTCCTTTGTGAACAAGCTGGACCCCAAtaaggtatttaaaagcaagaacaaaactCCAGTGATCAAAAAGAAACCACTGTCCCAGCCAGCAGGCTCCCAAAAGAGTCACACAAGCGTGACCTCCTCCAAGACATCCTCACTAGCTGGGAATTCTTCAAGGAAGTGA
- the TPGS2 gene encoding tubulin polyglutamylase complex subunit 2 isoform X2, whose protein sequence is MEEKPSASIKPYLDKLTLGVTRVLETSPGVAEVSFVEKEPAERHAIISWEQKNSCILPEDLKNFYLMTDGFQMTWSVKTDDTPMPLGSMVINSVSKLCRLGGSSMYTLPNAPTLADLEDDTDEEGKVLLTGNGDKPEKPHFDSRSLIFELDPCNGNGKVCLVYKHAKPVVSTDTEIWFLDRALYWHFLTKTFTAYYRLLITHLGLPQWQYAFTSYGVSPQVKQWFNMYKPITINTALLSEEADSFVNKLDPNKVFKSKNKTPVIKKKPLSQPAGSQKSHTSVTSSKTSSLAGNSSRK, encoded by the exons ATGGAGGAGAAGCCCTCCGCCAGCATCAAGCCCTACCTGGACAAGCTGACCCTGGGGGTCACACGGGTGCTGG agACCTCTCCAGGAGTTGCTGAGGTGTCGTTTGTGGAAAAGGAGCCAGCCGAACGCCACGCAATCATTTCATGGGAGCAA AAAAACTCCTGCATATTGCCAGAGGATTTAAAGAACTTCTATCTGATGACCGATGGTTTCCAGATGACCTGGAGTGTGAAGACCGATG ATACTCCGATGCCCCTGGGCTCCATGGTAATTAATAGTGTCTCGAAGCTATGTCGGCTTGGAGGTTCCTCTATGTACACTCTGCCTAATGCACCAACTCTCGCTGACCTGGAAGATGACACAGATGAGGAAGGTAAGGTCCTGTTAACAG gtaATGGAGACAAACCAGAGAAGCCACACTTTGATTCTCGTAGTCTTATCTTTGAATTAGACCCGTGCAATGGGAATGGGAAAGTTTGTCTTGTTTATAAGCATGCTAAACCAG tTGTCTCAACAGACACAGAGATATGGTTTCTGGACAGAGCTCTGTATTGGCATTTCCTCACCAAAACCTTCACAGCCTACTACCGCCTGCTCATTACCCACCTGGGTCTCCCACAGTGGCAGTACGCCTTCACCAGCTATGGGGTCAGCCCCCAGGTCAAG CAATGGTTTAACATGTATAAACCCATAACCATCAACACAGCTCTCCTCTCTGAAGAAGCTGATTCCTTTGTGAACAAGCTGGACCCCAAtaaggtatttaaaagcaagaacaaaactCCAGTGATCAAAAAGAAACCACTGTCCCAGCCAGCAGGCTCCCAAAAGAGTCACACAAGCGTGACCTCCTCCAAGACATCCTCACTAGCTGGGAATTCTTCAAGGAAGTGA
- the TPGS2 gene encoding tubulin polyglutamylase complex subunit 2 isoform X3 produces the protein MEEKPSASIKPYLDKLTLGVTRVLETSPGVAEVSFVEKEPAERHAIISWEQKNSCILPEDLKNFYLMTDGFQMTWSVKTDDTPMPLGSMVINSVSKLCRLGGSSMYTLPNAPTLADLEDDTDEEDKPEKPHFDSRSLIFELDPCNGNGKVCLVYKHAKPGKIVSTDTEIWFLDRALYWHFLTKTFTAYYRLLITHLGLPQWQYAFTSYGVSPQVKQWFNMYKPITINTALLSEEADSFVNKLDPNKVFKSKNKTPVIKKKPLSQPAGSQKSHTSVTSSKTSSLAGNSSRK, from the exons ATGGAGGAGAAGCCCTCCGCCAGCATCAAGCCCTACCTGGACAAGCTGACCCTGGGGGTCACACGGGTGCTGG agACCTCTCCAGGAGTTGCTGAGGTGTCGTTTGTGGAAAAGGAGCCAGCCGAACGCCACGCAATCATTTCATGGGAGCAA AAAAACTCCTGCATATTGCCAGAGGATTTAAAGAACTTCTATCTGATGACCGATGGTTTCCAGATGACCTGGAGTGTGAAGACCGATG ATACTCCGATGCCCCTGGGCTCCATGGTAATTAATAGTGTCTCGAAGCTATGTCGGCTTGGAGGTTCCTCTATGTACACTCTGCCTAATGCACCAACTCTCGCTGACCTGGAAGATGACACAGATGAGGAAG ACAAACCAGAGAAGCCACACTTTGATTCTCGTAGTCTTATCTTTGAATTAGACCCGTGCAATGGGAATGGGAAAGTTTGTCTTGTTTATAAGCATGCTAAACCAGGTAAGA tTGTCTCAACAGACACAGAGATATGGTTTCTGGACAGAGCTCTGTATTGGCATTTCCTCACCAAAACCTTCACAGCCTACTACCGCCTGCTCATTACCCACCTGGGTCTCCCACAGTGGCAGTACGCCTTCACCAGCTATGGGGTCAGCCCCCAGGTCAAG CAATGGTTTAACATGTATAAACCCATAACCATCAACACAGCTCTCCTCTCTGAAGAAGCTGATTCCTTTGTGAACAAGCTGGACCCCAAtaaggtatttaaaagcaagaacaaaactCCAGTGATCAAAAAGAAACCACTGTCCCAGCCAGCAGGCTCCCAAAAGAGTCACACAAGCGTGACCTCCTCCAAGACATCCTCACTAGCTGGGAATTCTTCAAGGAAGTGA
- the TPGS2 gene encoding tubulin polyglutamylase complex subunit 2 isoform X5: protein MEEKPSASIKPYLDKLTLGVTRVLETSPGVAEVSFVEKEPAERHAIISWEQKNSCILPEDLKNFYLMTDGFQMTWSVKTDGNGDKPEKPHFDSRSLIFELDPCNGNGKVCLVYKHAKPVVSTDTEIWFLDRALYWHFLTKTFTAYYRLLITHLGLPQWQYAFTSYGVSPQVKQWFNMYKPITINTALLSEEADSFVNKLDPNKVFKSKNKTPVIKKKPLSQPAGSQKSHTSVTSSKTSSLAGNSSRK, encoded by the exons ATGGAGGAGAAGCCCTCCGCCAGCATCAAGCCCTACCTGGACAAGCTGACCCTGGGGGTCACACGGGTGCTGG agACCTCTCCAGGAGTTGCTGAGGTGTCGTTTGTGGAAAAGGAGCCAGCCGAACGCCACGCAATCATTTCATGGGAGCAA AAAAACTCCTGCATATTGCCAGAGGATTTAAAGAACTTCTATCTGATGACCGATGGTTTCCAGATGACCTGGAGTGTGAAGACCGATG gtaATGGAGACAAACCAGAGAAGCCACACTTTGATTCTCGTAGTCTTATCTTTGAATTAGACCCGTGCAATGGGAATGGGAAAGTTTGTCTTGTTTATAAGCATGCTAAACCAG tTGTCTCAACAGACACAGAGATATGGTTTCTGGACAGAGCTCTGTATTGGCATTTCCTCACCAAAACCTTCACAGCCTACTACCGCCTGCTCATTACCCACCTGGGTCTCCCACAGTGGCAGTACGCCTTCACCAGCTATGGGGTCAGCCCCCAGGTCAAG CAATGGTTTAACATGTATAAACCCATAACCATCAACACAGCTCTCCTCTCTGAAGAAGCTGATTCCTTTGTGAACAAGCTGGACCCCAAtaaggtatttaaaagcaagaacaaaactCCAGTGATCAAAAAGAAACCACTGTCCCAGCCAGCAGGCTCCCAAAAGAGTCACACAAGCGTGACCTCCTCCAAGACATCCTCACTAGCTGGGAATTCTTCAAGGAAGTGA
- the TPGS2 gene encoding tubulin polyglutamylase complex subunit 2 isoform X4, giving the protein MEEKPSASIKPYLDKLTLGVTRVLETSPGVAEVSFVEKEPAERHAIISWEQKNSCILPEDLKNFYLMTDGFQMTWSVKTDDLEDDTDEEGNGDKPEKPHFDSRSLIFELDPCNGNGKVCLVYKHAKPVVSTDTEIWFLDRALYWHFLTKTFTAYYRLLITHLGLPQWQYAFTSYGVSPQVKQWFNMYKPITINTALLSEEADSFVNKLDPNKVFKSKNKTPVIKKKPLSQPAGSQKSHTSVTSSKTSSLAGNSSRK; this is encoded by the exons ATGGAGGAGAAGCCCTCCGCCAGCATCAAGCCCTACCTGGACAAGCTGACCCTGGGGGTCACACGGGTGCTGG agACCTCTCCAGGAGTTGCTGAGGTGTCGTTTGTGGAAAAGGAGCCAGCCGAACGCCACGCAATCATTTCATGGGAGCAA AAAAACTCCTGCATATTGCCAGAGGATTTAAAGAACTTCTATCTGATGACCGATGGTTTCCAGATGACCTGGAGTGTGAAGACCGA TGACCTGGAAGATGACACAGATGAGGAAG gtaATGGAGACAAACCAGAGAAGCCACACTTTGATTCTCGTAGTCTTATCTTTGAATTAGACCCGTGCAATGGGAATGGGAAAGTTTGTCTTGTTTATAAGCATGCTAAACCAG tTGTCTCAACAGACACAGAGATATGGTTTCTGGACAGAGCTCTGTATTGGCATTTCCTCACCAAAACCTTCACAGCCTACTACCGCCTGCTCATTACCCACCTGGGTCTCCCACAGTGGCAGTACGCCTTCACCAGCTATGGGGTCAGCCCCCAGGTCAAG CAATGGTTTAACATGTATAAACCCATAACCATCAACACAGCTCTCCTCTCTGAAGAAGCTGATTCCTTTGTGAACAAGCTGGACCCCAAtaaggtatttaaaagcaagaacaaaactCCAGTGATCAAAAAGAAACCACTGTCCCAGCCAGCAGGCTCCCAAAAGAGTCACACAAGCGTGACCTCCTCCAAGACATCCTCACTAGCTGGGAATTCTTCAAGGAAGTGA